A genomic region of Kribbella sp. NBC_00382 contains the following coding sequences:
- a CDS encoding phosphotransferase produces the protein MTDLERVLRPLLTDATVDELAASFVDDPTVTRWWTEPVDYTFGTPTTVGALRLKAETKTEPGAKTENETGAVEWSVFVKAIRSVRHWPLLHTLPPAVREAAMASDFWRFEADVYATDLTEALPAGLRLPVVHRVADLGDEHLAMILEDVPTLADPQLWDTARFAKAAELLGRASARLTERDALPVQSRTPAGPLAVFYDNYLVPLILPTLQSDDLWAHPLLKSADATLRTDLKELASRLPAVLDRLAHLPQVMVHGDASPQNLLIPADQPDTFVAIDWSLGGLAPAGEDLAQLLLGLAHAGQLELSELTTLRPILVTAFAAGLRAEGRDHPEADLAYALDGGLLFRSAFTALPLARLQEPLTDELAETFRSRFAMTRHLVDQALAMPR, from the coding sequence ATGACCGACCTAGAGCGTGTACTGCGTCCCCTGCTCACCGATGCGACCGTCGACGAGCTCGCCGCCTCCTTCGTGGACGACCCCACGGTGACCCGCTGGTGGACCGAACCGGTCGACTACACCTTCGGCACCCCGACCACGGTCGGCGCCCTCCGCCTCAAAGCCGAGACCAAGACCGAGCCAGGAGCGAAGACCGAGAACGAGACCGGCGCCGTCGAATGGTCGGTCTTCGTGAAGGCGATCCGCTCCGTCCGGCACTGGCCGCTGCTCCACACCCTCCCGCCGGCTGTCCGCGAAGCCGCGATGGCCAGCGACTTCTGGCGCTTCGAGGCCGACGTCTACGCGACCGACCTGACCGAAGCCCTCCCCGCTGGCCTCCGCCTCCCGGTCGTCCACCGAGTCGCAGACCTGGGTGACGAACACCTCGCGATGATCCTCGAAGACGTCCCCACCCTCGCCGACCCGCAACTCTGGGACACCGCCAGATTCGCCAAGGCGGCAGAGCTCCTGGGCCGCGCCTCCGCCCGCCTGACCGAGCGCGACGCATTGCCGGTCCAATCCCGTACCCCCGCTGGCCCGCTCGCCGTCTTCTACGACAACTACCTCGTACCGCTGATCCTCCCGACGCTGCAGAGCGACGACCTCTGGGCCCACCCGCTCCTCAAGTCAGCCGACGCCACCCTCCGCACCGACCTCAAGGAACTGGCGAGCCGGCTCCCCGCAGTACTGGACCGCCTAGCCCACCTCCCACAGGTGATGGTCCACGGCGACGCCAGCCCACAGAACCTGCTCATCCCCGCAGACCAACCAGACACCTTCGTGGCCATCGATTGGAGTCTCGGCGGCCTCGCCCCGGCCGGTGAAGATCTGGCCCAACTCCTCCTCGGCCTCGCCCATGCCGGTCAGCTCGAACTCTCCGAGCTGACCACCCTCCGCCCGATCCTGGTCACCGCATTCGCCGCCGGCCTCCGCGCCGAAGGCCGAGACCACCCCGAGGCCGACCTCGCCTACGCCCTCGACGGCGGACTGCTCTTCCGGAGCGCGTTCACCGCATTGCCCCTCGCCCGGCTCCAGGAACCACTCACCGACGAACTCGCCGAGACCTTCCGCAGCAGGTTCGCTATGACACGCCATCTCGTCGACCAGGCGCTCGCGATGCCCCGCTGA
- a CDS encoding NAD(P)/FAD-dependent oxidoreductase, with amino-acid sequence MVERPALAGDRDADVAIVGAGYTGLWTAYYLAKADPSLRIVVLEAETVGFGASGRNGGWCSALFPVSSHRLASLPGSSRESAIAMHLAMQGSVNEVGRVGALEGIDCDYHKGGTIVLARSKAQLARARAEVAAAGEWGPGDLRFLEPDEVASQVRATKVLGATFTPHCAAIHPGKLVRGLAAVVEGLGVTIHEHTPVLSISGGRAVTEYGVVRAEVVVRATEGFTPSLAGEARTVAPVYSLMVATEPLSAATWERIGLADRPTFSDHRHLVIYGQRTADGRLAFGGRGAPYHFGSRVKPSFDEEPRVFAALQATLRDLFDGLEDVAFTHTWGGALGVPRDWCASVGIDHGTGLAWAGGYVGDGVSTTNLAGRTLTDLILRRDTPLIHLPWVDHRSPRWEPEPLRWLGINAGLRAMTVADTEERLTRRDSRIARLMSPLLGG; translated from the coding sequence GTGGTCGAGCGACCGGCGCTGGCGGGCGACCGGGATGCCGACGTGGCGATCGTCGGCGCCGGGTACACCGGGCTGTGGACGGCGTACTACCTGGCCAAGGCTGATCCTTCGCTGCGGATCGTCGTGCTGGAGGCGGAGACCGTTGGGTTCGGGGCTTCAGGGCGCAATGGTGGTTGGTGTTCTGCGTTGTTCCCGGTCTCGTCGCATCGGCTGGCCTCGCTGCCGGGGTCGAGTCGCGAGTCGGCGATCGCGATGCACCTGGCGATGCAGGGGTCGGTGAACGAGGTCGGGCGGGTCGGCGCTCTTGAGGGCATCGACTGCGATTACCACAAGGGCGGCACGATCGTGCTGGCTCGGTCGAAGGCTCAACTGGCTCGGGCCCGGGCTGAGGTGGCGGCGGCTGGGGAGTGGGGGCCGGGGGATCTGCGGTTCCTGGAGCCTGATGAGGTCGCGTCGCAGGTGCGGGCGACAAAGGTGCTCGGGGCAACGTTTACGCCGCATTGCGCTGCCATTCATCCGGGCAAGTTGGTGCGGGGGCTGGCGGCCGTGGTGGAGGGGCTCGGGGTGACTATTCATGAGCACACGCCGGTGCTTTCGATTTCGGGTGGGCGTGCGGTTACGGAGTACGGGGTGGTGCGGGCTGAGGTTGTCGTCCGGGCTACCGAGGGATTTACGCCTTCGCTGGCGGGTGAGGCGCGGACGGTGGCGCCGGTTTACTCGTTGATGGTGGCGACGGAGCCGTTGAGTGCGGCGACGTGGGAGCGGATCGGGCTGGCGGATCGGCCGACGTTCAGCGATCACCGCCATCTGGTGATCTATGGGCAGCGGACGGCCGATGGGCGGCTGGCCTTTGGTGGTCGCGGGGCGCCGTACCACTTCGGGTCTCGGGTGAAGCCGTCGTTCGATGAGGAGCCGCGGGTCTTCGCCGCGTTGCAGGCGACGCTGCGGGATCTCTTCGATGGGCTTGAGGATGTCGCCTTCACGCACACGTGGGGCGGCGCGCTCGGCGTACCGCGAGATTGGTGCGCGTCGGTCGGGATCGACCACGGGACCGGCCTCGCCTGGGCCGGCGGCTACGTCGGCGACGGCGTCAGTACTACGAACCTCGCCGGCCGGACGCTGACCGACCTCATCCTCCGCCGTGACACCCCATTGATCCACCTTCCCTGGGTCGACCATCGCTCGCCTCGCTGGGAGCCCGAACCCCTACGCTGGCTGGGAATCAACGCCGGCCTCCGTGCCATGACGGTCGCCGACACCGAAGAGCGGCTGACCAGGCGAGACAGCCGCATCGCGCGCTTGATGTCGCCGTTGCTCGGAGGTTGA
- a CDS encoding Lrp/AsnC family transcriptional regulator: MTGRTGNPEKNAVLLDDTAKAIIRELQVDGRRSYAAIGKAVGLSEAAVRQRVQRLTEAGIMQVVAVTDPLEMGFARQAMIGIKAEGALEPIADELAAMDEIEYVVITAGSFDLLAEVLCESDEQLLRVLSERVRSIKGVKGTETFVYLKLVKQTYSWGVR, translated from the coding sequence GTGACCGGACGCACGGGGAACCCCGAAAAGAACGCTGTACTGCTCGATGACACCGCCAAGGCGATCATCCGCGAGCTCCAGGTCGACGGGCGCAGATCGTACGCCGCGATCGGCAAGGCGGTCGGGCTGTCGGAGGCCGCCGTCAGGCAGCGCGTCCAGCGGCTGACCGAGGCCGGCATCATGCAGGTCGTCGCCGTCACCGATCCGCTGGAGATGGGGTTCGCGCGGCAGGCGATGATCGGGATCAAGGCCGAGGGCGCGCTCGAGCCGATCGCCGACGAGCTCGCGGCGATGGACGAGATCGAGTACGTGGTGATCACCGCCGGGTCGTTCGACCTGCTGGCCGAGGTGCTCTGCGAGAGCGATGAGCAGTTGCTCCGCGTGCTGTCCGAGCGGGTGCGGTCGATCAAGGGCGTCAAGGGGACCGAGACCTTCGTGTACCTGAAGCTGGTCAAGCAGACGTACTCGTGGGGTGTGCGCTGA
- a CDS encoding polyamine ABC transporter substrate-binding protein, whose amino-acid sequence MSRRPQPVIGRRAVLRGAALGLGAAGLLNGCGIPAAKQSAGSCVSTDKSATEKTLIFSNWPSYMDESDEKVNGKTVLPTLEDFEKKSGVQVTYTADVNDNSEFYAKVRDQLGACQPCGRDIFVLTDWMAARTVGLGWIQQLDHAKIPNVDAHLLKQLKAPRWDPNRDYSVPWQSGLTGIAYNAKYTKEVGSFADLLTRGDLKGKVTMLSEMPDTMSFMLRLVGADPNKFDDAAWSKALDKLSGYVASGQVRRFTGNDYVQDLNAGNIVACQAWSGDVLALQADNPDVKFVVPEEGLALWSDNMLVPNKATHKANAEALMNYYYDPEVAATLAAWVNYICPVEGARKAMEKIDPELVDSPLIFPDTEVLEKTFAFMPLDTAKAKLYETDFNLAIGG is encoded by the coding sequence ATGAGCCGTCGTCCCCAGCCTGTGATCGGGCGCCGGGCCGTTCTCCGCGGGGCCGCGCTGGGGCTGGGCGCCGCTGGGCTGCTCAACGGCTGCGGCATCCCGGCCGCGAAGCAGAGCGCCGGCAGCTGCGTCAGTACGGACAAGTCGGCGACCGAGAAGACGCTGATCTTCTCCAACTGGCCGAGCTACATGGACGAGTCGGACGAGAAGGTCAACGGCAAGACCGTACTGCCGACGCTGGAGGACTTCGAGAAGAAGTCCGGCGTCCAGGTCACCTACACCGCCGACGTCAACGACAACTCCGAGTTCTACGCGAAGGTCCGGGACCAGCTCGGCGCGTGTCAGCCGTGTGGCCGCGACATCTTCGTACTGACCGACTGGATGGCCGCTCGCACGGTCGGCCTCGGCTGGATCCAGCAGCTCGACCACGCCAAGATCCCGAATGTCGACGCTCACCTGCTCAAGCAGCTCAAGGCGCCGCGCTGGGACCCGAACCGCGACTACAGCGTGCCGTGGCAGTCCGGGCTCACGGGCATCGCCTACAACGCGAAGTACACGAAGGAGGTCGGCAGTTTCGCCGACCTGCTCACCCGCGGGGATCTCAAAGGCAAGGTCACCATGCTTTCCGAGATGCCCGACACCATGTCGTTCATGCTCCGGCTGGTCGGCGCCGACCCGAACAAGTTCGACGACGCCGCCTGGAGCAAGGCGCTCGACAAGCTCAGCGGGTACGTCGCTTCCGGGCAGGTCCGGCGCTTCACCGGCAACGACTACGTGCAGGACCTGAACGCCGGCAACATCGTCGCCTGCCAGGCCTGGTCGGGCGACGTCCTGGCGCTCCAGGCGGACAACCCGGACGTGAAGTTCGTCGTACCGGAAGAGGGTCTGGCGCTCTGGTCGGACAACATGCTCGTGCCGAACAAAGCGACCCACAAGGCGAACGCCGAGGCGCTGATGAACTACTACTACGACCCGGAGGTCGCGGCCACCCTGGCGGCCTGGGTGAACTACATCTGCCCGGTCGAGGGCGCCCGCAAGGCGATGGAGAAGATCGATCCCGAGCTGGTCGACAGCCCGCTGATCTTCCCCGACACCGAGGTGCTCGAGAAAACCTTCGCGTTCATGCCGCTGGACACGGCCAAGGCGAAGCTCTACGAAACCGACTTCAACCTCGCGATCGGGGGCTGA
- a CDS encoding ABC transporter ATP-binding protein has protein sequence MTVTQDDTATGTNAKTSDLVLTGISKQFAGHRAVHDLDLTVPQGEFFALLGPSGCGKTTTLRMVAGLEEPTSGTISLGDQNITGLRPYKRPVNTVFQNYALFPHLDIFENVAFGLRRRKVKEVKQKVDDMLELVELGGYGKRKPGQLSGGQQQRVALARALINRPQVLLLDEPLGALDLKLRRQMQIELKRIQTEVGITFVHVTHDQEEAMTMADTIAVMNAGVIEQLGSPADLYDLPATTFVANFLGQSNLVRATIISQADGNLVVDVHGGKVVVPVPRCRVTEGDVWMGIRPEKVFLAPAGTEDSTGVNVLRSAVVTDVSYIGVSTQYLAKLPWGQELTVFEQNTGAREALKVGDAVDLHWQPSHTFVLDAAQDALAGVEDIADAG, from the coding sequence ATGACCGTCACCCAGGACGACACCGCCACCGGTACCAACGCCAAGACCAGCGATCTGGTGCTCACCGGGATCAGCAAACAGTTCGCCGGCCATCGGGCCGTGCACGACCTGGACCTGACCGTGCCGCAGGGCGAGTTCTTCGCGCTGCTCGGTCCGTCCGGTTGCGGCAAGACGACGACGCTGCGGATGGTCGCCGGGCTGGAGGAGCCGACCAGCGGGACGATCAGTCTCGGCGACCAGAACATCACCGGCCTGCGACCGTACAAGCGGCCGGTCAACACCGTCTTCCAGAACTACGCGCTCTTCCCGCACCTCGACATCTTCGAGAACGTCGCCTTCGGCCTGCGCCGCCGCAAGGTCAAGGAGGTCAAGCAGAAGGTCGACGACATGCTCGAGCTGGTCGAGCTCGGCGGCTACGGCAAACGCAAGCCCGGCCAGCTGTCCGGTGGCCAGCAGCAACGGGTCGCGCTGGCCCGCGCGCTGATCAACCGGCCACAGGTCCTGCTGCTCGACGAGCCGCTCGGCGCGCTCGACCTCAAGCTCCGGCGGCAGATGCAGATCGAACTGAAACGGATCCAGACCGAGGTCGGCATCACCTTCGTGCACGTCACGCACGACCAGGAAGAGGCCATGACGATGGCCGACACGATCGCCGTGATGAACGCCGGCGTGATCGAGCAGCTCGGGTCGCCCGCGGACCTGTACGACCTGCCCGCGACCACCTTCGTCGCCAACTTCCTCGGCCAGTCGAACCTGGTCCGGGCCACGATCATCAGCCAGGCCGACGGCAACCTGGTCGTCGACGTGCATGGCGGCAAGGTCGTCGTACCGGTTCCGCGCTGCCGGGTGACCGAGGGCGACGTCTGGATGGGGATCAGACCGGAGAAGGTCTTCCTCGCCCCGGCCGGCACCGAGGACAGTACGGGCGTGAACGTCCTGCGGTCCGCGGTCGTCACCGATGTCAGCTATATCGGCGTGAGTACGCAGTACCTGGCGAAGCTGCCGTGGGGGCAGGAGCTGACGGTGTTCGAGCAGAACACCGGCGCGCGGGAAGCGTTGAAGGTCGGCGATGCCGTCGATCTGCACTGGCAGCCGTCGCACACGTTCGTGCTCGACGCGGCGCAGGACGCGTTGGCCGGCGTCGAGGACATCGCGGACGCGGGATGA
- a CDS encoding ABC transporter permease has translation MSALGQLPGPVTGAPPAGEPARKGRSLTGYLLLAPGALWLLLFFVVPIVSLLAASLYDPNGSIESGFSMTWSFHNYVDALADYARPFARSLWYSLLTTAFCLLLGYPLAYAIAFKAGRWKNFMLALVIAPFFTSFLIRTLSWKLLLSDNGFVVDFLKTVHILGSDGRLLATTAAVVTGLTYNFLPFMILPLYASLEKIDARLIEAGGDLFAGPFTTFRTVTLPLSMPGVVAGTLLTFIPAAGDYINAQLLGTPKQRMIGNDIQRLFAAGAYPTAAALSVTLMAAIVVLVLFYVRRAGTEELV, from the coding sequence ATGAGCGCCCTCGGCCAGCTTCCAGGGCCGGTGACCGGTGCACCGCCCGCCGGCGAACCTGCGCGCAAAGGCCGCAGCCTGACCGGGTACCTACTCCTCGCGCCAGGCGCGCTCTGGTTGCTGCTGTTCTTCGTCGTGCCGATCGTGTCGCTGCTCGCGGCCAGCCTGTACGACCCGAACGGCTCGATCGAATCCGGCTTCTCGATGACGTGGAGCTTCCACAACTATGTGGACGCGCTCGCCGACTACGCCCGCCCGTTCGCGCGATCGCTCTGGTACTCCTTGCTGACAACGGCTTTCTGCCTCCTGCTCGGCTATCCACTCGCCTACGCGATCGCCTTCAAGGCAGGCCGCTGGAAGAACTTCATGCTGGCGCTGGTGATCGCGCCGTTCTTCACCAGCTTCCTGATCCGTACGCTGTCGTGGAAGTTGCTGCTCAGCGACAACGGTTTTGTCGTCGACTTCCTCAAGACGGTCCACATCCTCGGCTCAGACGGCCGCCTGCTGGCCACGACCGCCGCCGTGGTCACCGGGCTCACGTACAACTTCCTGCCGTTCATGATCCTGCCGCTCTACGCCAGCCTCGAGAAGATCGATGCCCGCCTGATCGAAGCGGGTGGTGATCTCTTCGCCGGGCCGTTCACGACCTTCCGTACGGTGACCTTGCCGCTCTCCATGCCGGGCGTCGTCGCGGGCACGCTGCTGACCTTCATCCCGGCCGCGGGCGACTACATCAACGCACAGCTGCTCGGTACGCCGAAGCAGCGGATGATCGGCAACGACATCCAACGCCTCTTCGCGGCCGGCGCCTACCCAACGGCCGCGGCGCTCTCGGTCACGTTGATGGCGGCGATCGTCGTCCTTGTCCTCTTCTACGTACGCCGTGCCGGGACGGAGGAGCTGGTATGA
- a CDS encoding ABC transporter permease, with the protein MTKVGRWIGQHLILFLGLLVLLYLFAPIFVVILMSFNAPKSKLSYTFDGFTWQNWQHPCRPFGLCDAVGTSLQIGLASTVIATALGTLMAFAMVRQRFRGRSATNLFIFLPMASPEIVLGSSLLALFVSSGFGGRLGFWTILIAHVMFCLSFVVVTVKARLSGMDSRLEQAAMDLYANEWQTFWRITFPLVFPGIMAAALLSFSLSFDDFIITNLNAGTTVTFPMFVWGSAQRDLPPQINVVGTAMFLLALFLVLGGELARRRRSARAR; encoded by the coding sequence ATGACCAAGGTCGGCCGCTGGATCGGCCAGCACCTGATCCTCTTCCTCGGACTGCTCGTCCTGCTGTACCTGTTCGCGCCGATCTTCGTCGTGATCCTGATGTCGTTCAACGCGCCCAAGAGCAAGCTGTCCTACACCTTCGACGGCTTCACCTGGCAGAACTGGCAGCACCCGTGCCGCCCGTTCGGTCTCTGCGACGCGGTCGGCACCAGCCTGCAGATCGGGCTGGCGTCCACCGTGATCGCGACCGCGCTGGGCACGTTGATGGCGTTCGCGATGGTCCGCCAGCGCTTCCGCGGGCGGTCCGCGACGAACCTGTTCATCTTCCTGCCGATGGCGTCCCCTGAGATCGTGCTCGGCTCCTCCCTGCTCGCGCTGTTCGTGTCGTCCGGCTTCGGTGGCCGGCTCGGGTTCTGGACGATCCTGATCGCGCACGTGATGTTCTGCCTCTCGTTCGTCGTCGTCACGGTGAAGGCACGGCTGTCCGGGATGGACTCGCGGCTCGAACAGGCGGCGATGGATCTCTACGCCAACGAGTGGCAGACGTTCTGGCGGATCACCTTCCCGCTCGTCTTCCCCGGCATCATGGCCGCCGCCCTGCTCAGCTTCTCGTTGTCCTTCGACGACTTCATCATCACCAACCTCAACGCCGGTACGACGGTGACCTTCCCGATGTTCGTCTGGGGCTCCGCCCAGCGCGACCTCCCTCCACAGATCAATGTCGTCGGTACTGCGATGTTCCTCCTCGCCCTGTTTCTGGTCCTCGGGGGAGAGCTGGCCCGCCGCCGACGGAGCGCTCGTGCTCGCTGA
- a CDS encoding NAD(P)/FAD-dependent oxidoreductase: MLADAEPKVYWLDDPAAPEPTEQLIGEHTADLAIVGGGYTGLWTALRAKERYPSLDVVVLEASTCGNAASGRNGGFCDASLTHGFGNGQARWPDELPTLERLGEENLEAIGATIAKYGIDCGWERTGELTVATAPHQLEDLAEEADARQALGHKVALLDATQTRAEVNSPTYLGALADYSGTALIEPAHLAWGLRRACLDLGVRIHEHSPVTGLRGDLLRTATGSIRAGRIALATNAFPSLLRRLRLYTVPVYDLVLMTEPLSPEQLSEIGWRGRQGIGDASNLFHYYRLTRDNRILWGGYTPLYYFGSRIDPALEQRDAIHEMLARHFFATFPQLEGLRFTHRWGGVIDTSTRFCAFFGTASEGRIAYALGYTGLGVAATRFGADVMLDLLYGEQTERTDLKMVRERPLPFPPEPIRSAGIHLTRWSMAHADSHAGHRNLWLRTLDRMGLGFDF; the protein is encoded by the coding sequence GTGCTCGCTGACGCCGAACCGAAGGTCTACTGGCTGGACGACCCGGCAGCACCTGAACCGACTGAACAGCTCATCGGGGAACATACAGCGGACTTGGCGATCGTCGGCGGCGGATACACCGGCCTGTGGACAGCGCTCCGGGCCAAGGAGCGCTACCCATCGCTGGACGTGGTCGTCCTGGAGGCGTCGACCTGTGGGAACGCGGCCAGCGGGCGCAACGGCGGCTTCTGCGACGCCAGCCTGACGCACGGCTTCGGCAACGGGCAGGCGCGTTGGCCGGACGAGTTGCCAACGCTGGAGCGACTCGGTGAAGAGAACCTGGAAGCGATCGGCGCGACCATCGCGAAGTACGGGATCGACTGCGGCTGGGAGCGTACCGGCGAGCTGACCGTCGCCACGGCACCCCACCAACTGGAAGACCTCGCGGAGGAGGCCGACGCCCGGCAGGCGCTCGGCCACAAGGTGGCGCTGCTCGACGCCACCCAGACCCGCGCTGAGGTGAATTCCCCGACCTACCTCGGCGCGCTGGCCGACTACTCCGGTACTGCGCTGATCGAACCGGCGCACCTCGCCTGGGGACTCCGGCGAGCATGCCTCGACCTCGGCGTCCGCATCCATGAGCACTCGCCCGTCACGGGCCTGCGCGGTGATTTGTTGCGAACGGCAACTGGTTCGATACGGGCCGGCCGGATCGCGTTGGCCACCAACGCTTTCCCGTCGTTGCTCCGGCGCCTACGGCTGTACACGGTGCCTGTCTACGACCTGGTGCTGATGACCGAGCCCTTGTCGCCTGAGCAGTTGAGCGAGATCGGCTGGCGTGGCCGGCAAGGCATCGGTGACGCGTCGAACCTCTTCCATTACTACCGGCTGACCCGTGACAACCGCATCCTCTGGGGCGGCTACACACCCCTGTACTACTTCGGCAGCCGCATCGACCCAGCACTCGAGCAGCGCGATGCGATCCACGAGATGCTCGCCAGGCACTTCTTCGCGACGTTCCCCCAGCTCGAGGGCCTGCGCTTCACCCACCGCTGGGGCGGCGTCATCGACACCAGCACCCGCTTCTGCGCCTTCTTCGGTACTGCGTCCGAAGGCCGCATCGCCTATGCCCTCGGCTACACCGGCCTGGGGGTAGCCGCCACCCGCTTCGGCGCCGACGTCATGCTCGACCTCCTGTACGGCGAACAGACCGAGCGTACGGACCTCAAGATGGTCCGCGAGCGCCCGCTGCCGTTCCCGCCCGAGCCGATCCGTTCGGCAGGAATCCACCTCACCAGATGGTCGATGGCCCACGCGGATTCCCACGCGGGCCATCGCAACCTCTGGCTCAGAACCCTTGACCGGATGGGCCTCGGGTTCGACTTCTAG
- a CDS encoding aspartate aminotransferase family protein, giving the protein MRNPMMPSDALDDAAFDRLQQSARDHLWLHFSRMGSYETAEVPVIVRGDGAYIYDARGKRYLDGLAGLFVSQLGHGRTELAEAAAKQASELAFFPLWSYAHPKSIELAERVAGYAPGDLNRVFFTSGGGEAVETAWKLAKNYFKLTGKPMKHKVISRAIAYHGTTHGALSITGLPELKQQFEPLVPSTFRVPNTNIYRAPIHGDDPVAFGRWAADQIAVAIEQEGPETVAAVFLEPVQNAGGCFPPPPGYFERVREICDQYDVLLVSDEVICAYGRLGHMFGAERYGYQPDMITCAKGLTSGYAPLGAMIATDRLMEPFLQGNTSFAHGYTFGGHPVSAAVALTNLDIFEREGINEHVRDTEGEFRATLEKLLDLPLVGDVRGDGYFYGIELVKDKTTKETFNDEESERLLRGFLSKALFDAGLYCRADDRGDPVIQLSPPLICDQSHFDEMEQILRSVLTEAETKL; this is encoded by the coding sequence ATGAGGAACCCGATGATGCCGTCCGACGCCCTTGACGACGCCGCCTTCGACCGTTTGCAGCAGTCCGCGCGCGACCACCTGTGGCTGCACTTCAGCAGGATGGGCAGCTACGAAACAGCCGAGGTCCCGGTCATCGTCCGCGGCGACGGCGCGTACATCTACGACGCCCGCGGCAAGCGCTACCTGGACGGTCTGGCCGGCCTTTTCGTCAGCCAACTCGGCCACGGCCGCACCGAGCTCGCCGAGGCCGCGGCCAAGCAGGCCTCGGAGCTGGCGTTCTTCCCGCTCTGGTCCTACGCGCACCCGAAGTCGATCGAGCTCGCCGAGCGGGTGGCCGGCTACGCGCCGGGCGATCTCAACCGGGTCTTCTTCACCAGCGGTGGTGGCGAGGCCGTCGAGACCGCCTGGAAGCTGGCGAAGAACTACTTCAAGCTGACCGGCAAGCCGATGAAGCACAAAGTGATCAGCCGCGCCATCGCGTACCACGGCACCACTCACGGCGCGCTGTCGATCACCGGCCTGCCGGAGCTGAAGCAGCAGTTCGAGCCGCTCGTCCCGAGCACCTTCCGGGTGCCGAACACGAACATCTACCGCGCCCCGATCCACGGCGATGACCCGGTCGCGTTCGGCCGCTGGGCCGCCGACCAGATCGCCGTCGCGATCGAGCAAGAAGGCCCCGAGACCGTCGCGGCCGTCTTCCTGGAGCCGGTACAGAACGCGGGCGGCTGCTTCCCGCCACCGCCCGGGTACTTCGAGCGGGTACGAGAGATCTGCGACCAGTACGACGTACTGCTGGTCAGCGACGAGGTGATCTGCGCGTACGGCCGCCTCGGCCACATGTTCGGCGCCGAGCGGTACGGCTACCAACCGGACATGATCACCTGCGCGAAGGGACTCACCTCCGGCTATGCCCCGTTGGGCGCGATGATCGCCACGGACCGGCTGATGGAGCCGTTCCTGCAGGGCAACACATCGTTCGCCCACGGCTACACCTTCGGGGGCCATCCCGTCTCCGCGGCCGTCGCGCTCACGAACCTCGACATCTTCGAGCGTGAGGGCATCAACGAACACGTCCGGGACACCGAGGGGGAGTTCCGTGCGACGCTCGAGAAACTGCTCGACCTGCCTCTGGTCGGCGACGTCCGCGGTGACGGGTACTTCTACGGGATCGAACTGGTCAAGGACAAGACGACCAAGGAGACCTTCAACGACGAGGAGTCCGAGCGGCTGCTCCGCGGCTTCCTCTCCAAGGCGCTGTTCGACGCCGGCCTGTACTGCCGCGCCGACGACCGCGGCGACCCGGTCATCCAGCTGTCCCCGCCGCTGATCTGCGACCAGTCGCACTTCGACGAGATGGAGCAGATCCTCCGCTCGGTACTGACCGAGGCGGAGACCAAGCTCTAG